A genomic region of Blastocatellia bacterium contains the following coding sequences:
- a CDS encoding serine/threonine-protein kinase, translating to MTPDRWQQIQDVFYATLEREPGQRAAYLDEVCAGDLDLRAEVESLLESAERAESLVHAAIEDVVTLATQEQAPSEAGQQVGPYQLIREIGHGGMGTVYLAARADEQYQKQVTVKLIKRGMDTDEIIRRFRHERQILANLDHPNIARLLDGGTTEDGRPYFVMEYVEGQPIDEYCHAHALSTRERLKLFRTVCSAVHYAHQNLVVHRDLKPSNILVTSDGVPKLLDFGVAKLLHPESDAQTLTATVMGLRPMTPEYASPEQVRGEPITTASDVCSLGVLLYKLLTGHPPYLFKSHSLQEIERVICEEEPEKPSTAVSRQWSVVGGRWSVATDERQRSTDEKQRSMDEEQRTAKKLRHELEGDLDNIVLMAMRKEPQRRYSSVEQFSEDIRRHLVGLPVIAQKGTVRYRVGKFIGRHKIGIVVTAAFVALIIGFGVTMAIQSARIARALERAEQGEAKAKQVSAFLVDLFKVSDPSEARGNTITAREILDKGAEKIGKELKGQPEVQATMMDTMGRVYQSLGLYDQAAPLLEEALKRRQQMLGEEHLDVASSLDSLGGLWHDKGQYEAAEPLFRQALTMRRKLLGDEHPDVATSLNNLALLHYDKADYEAAEPLFREALTMRRKLLGEQHPDVAQSLNNLALLLKSKGNLAAAEPLYREALALRRKLLGEEHPLIALSLYNLATLLHTKGELEAAEPLFRQALAIDRKLLGNEHPDVAADMNNLALLLQDKGDYEAAEPLLREALAIRRKALGEQHPLVAFSLFNLAGLLHVKGDLAPAEPLYRQALELRRKTLPEGHPAVATSLVGLGVLLTDKGNPQAAEPLLRDGLNALRRTLPEDHWWIAQAESGLGACLVALRRYDEAEPLLVKSYATLKAQRGGRNRHTQQTLQRLIDLYEAWGKPGKAAQYRAHLPQP from the coding sequence ATGACACCAGACCGCTGGCAACAAATCCAGGATGTCTTTTATGCCACTTTGGAGCGCGAACCAGGTCAACGGGCGGCGTACTTGGACGAGGTCTGTGCCGGGGATCTGGACCTACGCGCTGAAGTCGAGTCGCTGCTAGAGTCGGCTGAACGAGCCGAGAGCCTCGTTCACGCGGCCATAGAGGACGTAGTCACACTCGCCACCCAGGAACAAGCCCCATCAGAAGCCGGGCAGCAGGTTGGTCCTTATCAGCTCATCCGCGAGATTGGGCACGGTGGAATGGGCACGGTCTATCTGGCGGCGCGCGCTGACGAGCAATACCAGAAGCAGGTCACCGTCAAGCTAATCAAACGCGGCATGGATACGGACGAGATCATTCGCCGTTTCCGCCACGAACGGCAGATTCTAGCCAATCTGGATCACCCGAACATTGCCCGACTCCTGGACGGTGGCACCACCGAAGATGGGCGGCCTTATTTCGTGATGGAATACGTCGAAGGCCAGCCCATTGACGAGTATTGCCACGCCCACGCCCTGTCAACTAGAGAGCGATTGAAGCTCTTTCGCACGGTCTGCTCCGCCGTGCACTACGCCCATCAAAATCTGGTCGTGCATCGTGATCTGAAGCCCAGCAACATTCTCGTCACGAGCGACGGCGTGCCCAAGCTGCTGGACTTTGGTGTGGCCAAGCTGCTGCATCCTGAATCTGATGCTCAGACGCTCACCGCCACCGTGATGGGACTGCGACCGATGACGCCAGAGTACGCCAGCCCGGAGCAGGTGCGAGGCGAGCCGATCACGACGGCCAGCGATGTCTGTTCGCTCGGAGTGCTCCTGTACAAACTGCTGACCGGCCACCCACCGTATCTGTTCAAAAGCCACTCGCTGCAGGAGATTGAACGGGTCATTTGCGAGGAAGAGCCGGAGAAACCCAGCACGGCTGTTAGCCGTCAGTGGTCAGTGGTCGGTGGTCGGTGGTCAGTGGCAACGGACGAAAGACAACGGTCAACGGACGAAAAACAACGGTCAATGGACGAAGAACAACGGACAGCGAAAAAGCTTCGCCATGAGCTTGAAGGAGATTTGGATAACATTGTGTTGATGGCGATGCGCAAAGAGCCGCAACGCCGCTACTCGTCTGTGGAGCAATTCTCAGAAGACATTCGGCGACACTTGGTGGGGCTGCCGGTCATTGCTCAAAAAGGCACCGTCAGGTATCGAGTTGGAAAGTTCATTGGGCGACACAAGATTGGGATCGTGGTGACAGCAGCCTTCGTGGCGCTTATCATCGGCTTTGGCGTTACCATGGCCATCCAATCGGCCAGGATTGCGCGGGCGTTAGAGAGGGCCGAGCAGGGAGAGGCCAAAGCCAAGCAGGTGTCAGCGTTTTTGGTAGACCTGTTCAAGGTTTCTGATCCGAGCGAAGCCCGGGGCAATACAATCACGGCGCGAGAGATTCTAGACAAAGGGGCAGAGAAAATCGGCAAGGAGCTGAAAGGCCAGCCGGAGGTGCAAGCAACGATGATGGACACGATGGGTCGGGTGTACCAGAGCCTTGGATTGTATGACCAGGCCGCCCCGCTGCTGGAAGAGGCGCTGAAGCGGCGGCAGCAGATGCTGGGGGAGGAACATCTAGATGTAGCCAGTAGCCTGGACAGTTTGGGCGGATTGTGGCACGACAAGGGCCAGTATGAGGCAGCCGAGCCGCTTTTTCGCCAGGCGCTGACGATGCGTCGCAAGCTACTCGGCGACGAGCATCCAGATGTGGCGACGAGTCTGAACAACCTGGCGTTGTTACACTACGACAAAGCCGATTATGAGGCAGCCGAGCCGCTGTTCCGTGAGGCGCTGACAATGCGCCGCAAACTCCTGGGTGAGCAACATCCAGATGTGGCGCAGAGCTTGAATAACCTGGCGTTGCTGTTGAAATCCAAAGGCAATCTGGCGGCGGCTGAGCCGCTCTACCGCGAGGCGCTGGCGCTCCGTCGCAAGTTGTTGGGCGAAGAGCATCCGCTCATCGCTCTCAGCTTGTATAACCTCGCGACGTTGCTACACACCAAGGGCGAGCTCGAAGCCGCCGAACCCTTGTTCCGCCAAGCCCTCGCTATTGATCGCAAATTGCTGGGAAACGAGCACCCGGATGTGGCGGCTGACATGAACAATCTGGCTCTCTTGCTGCAAGACAAGGGGGATTATGAGGCCGCTGAGCCGCTGTTGCGCGAGGCGCTGGCCATCCGCCGGAAAGCGCTGGGCGAGCAGCACCCGCTGGTGGCCTTCAGCTTGTTTAACCTGGCTGGATTGCTGCACGTCAAAGGTGACCTGGCGCCGGCCGAGCCGCTGTACCGACAGGCGCTCGAGCTGCGACGAAAGACATTGCCGGAAGGGCATCCGGCTGTTGCTACTTCACTGGTCGGACTTGGCGTGCTTCTGACCGACAAGGGGAACCCACAGGCTGCCGAACCGCTCCTGCGCGATGGCCTCAACGCTCTGCGCCGAACACTACCTGAAGATCACTGGTGGATTGCTCAGGCCGAGAGCGGACTCGGCGCGTGTCTGGTGGCGTTGCGGCGATATGACGAAGCCGAACCGCTGTTGGTGAAAAGCTACGCCACACTCAAGGCTCAACGCGGAGGGCGAAACCGACACACGCAGCAAACGCTCCAGCGGCTGATTGACCTCTACGAAGCCTGGGGCAAGCCGGGGAAGGCTGCCCAGTATCGCGCTCACTTGCCCCAGCCGTAA
- a CDS encoding aminotransferase class V-fold PLP-dependent enzyme → MKRIYLDKSATTSIYVDVLAAMLPYFYEDFSNASLVHSVGQRAKAAMEKARSQVA, encoded by the coding sequence ATGAAGCGCATATATCTGGACAAGAGCGCCACGACCTCCATCTACGTTGACGTGCTGGCGGCGATGTTGCCTTACTTTTATGAAGATTTCAGCAACGCCTCCTTGGTGCACTCGGTCGGGCAACGGGCCAAAGCAGCGATGGAAAAAGCCCGGTCGCAAGTGGCGTAA
- a CDS encoding SAM-dependent chlorinase/fluorinase, which translates to MNTRPSVITLTTDFGLDDFFVGAMKGVILSINPAVHIVDITHTIRAHDVREGAFTLAQAYAEFPPGTIHVAIVDPGVGSARRPIIVLTPMHLFVGPDNGIFSFVYAQEDVRAIIHITAEHYFRKPVSRTFHGRDIFAPVAAWLSAGVAPESFGQPIHDPVRFELPQPERISATHIRGQVIHVDRFGNLLTNLTGQHLSSDVALRGATLVVNERRITRFQSHFAEAAAEEPFAVVGSTGRVEIAVYQDSAERILNASVGTTVDVYIETDHALG; encoded by the coding sequence ATGAACACTCGACCTTCAGTGATTACGCTGACGACCGATTTCGGCCTTGATGACTTTTTTGTCGGCGCGATGAAAGGCGTCATCTTATCTATCAATCCAGCCGTCCACATCGTTGACATCACGCATACCATCCGCGCGCATGATGTGCGCGAGGGGGCGTTCACACTTGCTCAGGCCTATGCTGAATTTCCACCGGGTACGATTCATGTGGCGATTGTGGACCCGGGCGTCGGCTCCGCTCGCCGGCCAATCATCGTGCTCACTCCTATGCACCTGTTTGTTGGGCCGGACAACGGGATTTTCAGTTTCGTTTACGCGCAAGAGGATGTGCGCGCCATCATTCACATCACGGCGGAGCACTATTTCCGCAAGCCGGTCAGCCGGACATTTCACGGGCGCGACATTTTCGCGCCGGTGGCCGCATGGTTATCGGCAGGCGTTGCCCCTGAATCGTTCGGCCAGCCGATCCATGATCCTGTCCGATTTGAGCTGCCTCAACCTGAACGGATCAGCGCCACTCACATACGTGGACAGGTCATTCACGTTGATCGCTTTGGCAATTTACTCACAAACCTGACCGGTCAACATCTTTCATCGGACGTGGCGCTGCGCGGCGCCACGCTTGTGGTGAATGAGCGGCGCATCACGCGATTTCAATCGCATTTTGCCGAGGCTGCCGCCGAGGAACCATTTGCGGTGGTCGGCAGTACAGGCCGAGTCGAGATCGCTGTTTACCAGGATTCAGCAGAAAGAATTCTGAACGCCTCGGTGGGAACGACCGTGGACGTGTATATCGAAACTGATCACGCGCTCGGGTAA
- a CDS encoding DUF5615 family PIN-like protein, whose translation MMALGHNVVRARQVSLFRLGDAQLLRYAHEAGRFLITRDKGFGQLAFLSQQPHSGVILLRVKPATPTTHQELERFLHEHADEDLSGRFVVMEPVGHRIRKSG comes from the coding sequence CTGATGGCGTTGGGGCACAACGTAGTCCGTGCTCGGCAGGTGAGCTTATTCCGCCTCGGTGATGCCCAGTTGCTACGTTATGCCCACGAAGCTGGACGATTTCTTATCACGCGCGATAAGGGATTTGGGCAACTGGCGTTTCTGTCGCAGCAACCTCATTCGGGAGTCATTTTACTGCGAGTGAAGCCAGCGACGCCTACGACCCATCAAGAATTAGAGCGGTTCCTGCATGAGCACGCGGACGAGGATTTGAGTGGGCGCTTTGTTGTCATGGAACCTGTCGGTCACCGGATTCGGAAATCTGGATGA
- a CDS encoding four helix bundle protein, producing the protein MMKKSFEGLQVYQLAERLADGIWEIVIEWDDFAKDTVGKQLVRAADSIGANIAEGTGRGAYQDNRRFVTIARGSLYGTRHRLRRAYNRRLLTKEQVNNRKPVISELVPKLNAYLRSLSTAAKRQDQ; encoded by the coding sequence ATGATGAAGAAGAGCTTTGAGGGTCTGCAAGTTTATCAACTGGCGGAGCGGCTAGCTGATGGTATATGGGAGATCGTTATTGAATGGGATGATTTCGCCAAGGACACTGTGGGAAAACAACTCGTGCGCGCCGCCGATAGTATTGGCGCCAATATCGCTGAAGGAACTGGACGAGGCGCCTATCAGGACAATCGTCGGTTTGTGACCATTGCCAGAGGTTCTCTGTATGGAACCAGACATAGGCTCAGACGGGCTTACAATCGTAGGCTGTTGACGAAGGAGCAGGTGAACAACCGGAAACCAGTCATAAGTGAGCTTGTTCCCAAACTGAACGCCTACCTGCGATCTCTCAGCACTGCCGCCAAAAGACAAGACCAATAA
- a CDS encoding DUF2283 domain-containing protein, whose product MLAAERVELPVLPVRIEYDADVDTLYLCFKEGVAPTHSEDDAENGLVYDYRGKELIGIEILDASQE is encoded by the coding sequence ATGTTGGCGGCAGAACGTGTGGAACTCCCCGTGCTGCCGGTGCGGATTGAGTACGATGCCGATGTGGACACGCTCTATTTATGCTTCAAGGAAGGAGTGGCTCCCACTCATAGTGAAGATGATGCCGAAAACGGCCTTGTGTACGATTACCGGGGAAAGGAGTTGATCGGCATTGAGATTCTCGATGCGTCACAGGAGTAA
- a CDS encoding ATP-dependent Clp protease proteolytic subunit encodes MGIVDIFWIFFMISALQPLLQRRFLEAMRTRKIAEIEKMRGSRVILLVHRQETMGLLGFPLMRYIDVNDSEEVLRAIHMTDDDVPLDIVLHTPGGLVVAALQIARAIRAHKGKVTVFVPHYAMSGGTLIALAADEIVMCKHSILGPIDPQIGQFPAASLIKVIDQKPISEVDDHTLLMADIGRKAIQQLETAATSLLSKHMNEDAARALAAKLATGTWTHDYPISAEEALSLGLPVSFDMPAAILELMALYPQPVRRQGGAVEFLPVPRQREARRQ; translated from the coding sequence ATGGGGATAGTGGACATATTTTGGATTTTTTTCATGATCTCAGCCTTACAGCCGTTGCTGCAACGGCGTTTTCTTGAGGCAATGCGCACACGCAAGATTGCAGAGATTGAGAAGATGCGCGGCTCGCGGGTCATTCTGCTGGTGCATCGGCAGGAAACGATGGGGCTTTTGGGGTTTCCTTTGATGAGGTACATTGACGTGAACGACTCCGAAGAGGTCTTGCGTGCCATTCACATGACTGATGATGATGTGCCGCTGGACATCGTCTTGCATACGCCGGGTGGATTAGTTGTGGCTGCGCTGCAAATTGCCCGCGCGATTCGCGCGCATAAGGGTAAGGTCACTGTCTTCGTGCCTCACTATGCTATGTCGGGAGGAACATTGATCGCATTGGCCGCCGATGAGATCGTGATGTGTAAGCATTCCATCCTGGGACCGATTGATCCACAAATAGGGCAATTTCCCGCCGCCTCTTTGATCAAGGTGATTGACCAGAAGCCGATTTCCGAAGTGGATGACCACACCTTGCTCATGGCTGATATTGGGCGCAAAGCCATTCAACAATTGGAAACAGCAGCCACCAGTCTATTGAGTAAACACATGAACGAAGATGCCGCTCGCGCTTTGGCGGCGAAGCTGGCTACCGGCACGTGGACTCATGACTATCCTATATCTGCTGAAGAGGCACTGTCGCTCGGACTGCCGGTGAGTTTTGATATGCCAGCAGCGATTCTCGAACTCATGGCCCTGTATCCGCAGCCGGTGCGACGACAAGGGGGTGCTGTCGAGTTTCTCCCTGTGCCGCGCCAGCGTGAGGCTCGTAGACAGTAA
- a CDS encoding serine hydrolase, with protein MKKRPVVFLIVILLGLRPGSIQRVAVAQSRPSDAEILTILQQRIDQYKKSVGIVVGVINQDGSRVISYGRLSQESDRKPDGDTVFEVGSITKVFTAILLADMVERGEVKLDDPISKFLPQSVKVPTRNGKEITLRDLATHTSGLPRLPSNFAPKDANNPYADYTVEQMYAFLSNYTLSRDIGVKYEYSNYGAGLLGHILALKAGMDYETLVKTRICDPLTMRSTRIQLPPDLRARLATGHDGDLKVAANWDIPTLAGAGALRSTVNDLLKFLAANLGLTKTALFPALEKTHLAQQNAGAPGVEVGLGWHIYNKHGAQIVWHNGGTGGYHSFIGFDKKKRLGVAVLSNSINNIDDIGLHLLESTYPLYKERVPIKVDPKILDAYVGVYQLNADTFVTVTKITDRLFLQPTGGLKREIRPESETDFFIQGANVHLSFVKDAAGKVTHMVLYQSDGTKQSAPKTDKPAPEERKAITLDPKVYDAYVGQYELAPGLIFTIGKEENRLMAQLTGQPKFELFPESETKFFYIVVDAQITFVKDEAGKVTHLILHQFGLNQPAKKIK; from the coding sequence ATGAAGAAACGACCTGTAGTATTCCTCATTGTCATTTTGCTTGGCCTTAGACCCGGTTCAATTCAACGCGTCGCTGTTGCTCAAAGTCGTCCGTCCGACGCTGAAATCCTGACCATTCTTCAACAGCGGATTGATCAATACAAAAAGAGCGTGGGCATTGTCGTTGGCGTGATCAACCAAGACGGGAGCCGGGTGATCAGCTATGGGCGTCTCAGTCAAGAGAGCGATCGCAAGCCTGATGGGGACACCGTCTTTGAAGTCGGCTCAATCACTAAGGTCTTCACAGCGATACTGCTCGCTGACATGGTCGAGCGTGGGGAAGTGAAACTTGACGATCCGATATCCAAATTCCTACCCCAATCAGTGAAGGTTCCAACAAGAAATGGAAAAGAGATCACGCTACGTGATCTAGCAACGCATACATCCGGACTTCCACGACTGCCGAGTAATTTTGCTCCCAAGGATGCGAACAATCCTTACGCTGATTACACTGTCGAGCAGATGTATGCGTTTCTGTCGAACTACACGCTGAGCAGAGACATCGGCGTCAAATATGAATATTCAAATTACGGCGCCGGCCTGTTAGGTCACATCCTGGCGCTCAAAGCGGGGATGGATTATGAAACGTTGGTAAAGACTCGCATCTGCGATCCACTCACGATGCGCAGCACGCGGATTCAGCTTCCACCCGATCTGCGGGCGCGGTTGGCGACTGGGCATGACGGAGATTTGAAAGTGGCTGCCAACTGGGATATTCCCACGTTGGCGGGCGCAGGCGCGTTGCGCTCGACAGTAAACGATCTACTCAAGTTCCTGGCGGCGAACTTGGGGCTCACGAAAACTGCTCTGTTTCCCGCGTTGGAGAAGACGCATCTGGCTCAGCAGAACGCGGGCGCTCCGGGCGTTGAAGTCGGGCTGGGCTGGCATATCTACAACAAGCACGGCGCGCAGATTGTGTGGCATAACGGCGGCACGGGCGGTTACCATAGCTTCATCGGGTTTGACAAAAAGAAGCGCCTGGGCGTCGCCGTCTTATCCAATTCGATAAACAACATTGATGACATCGGATTGCATCTGCTGGAGAGCACCTATCCACTTTACAAAGAGCGAGTGCCTATCAAGGTTGATCCGAAAATCCTGGACGCCTATGTCGGAGTCTATCAGCTCAACGCTGACACATTCGTCACCGTCACCAAGATCACCGATCGGCTCTTCTTGCAGCCAACCGGCGGACTGAAGCGAGAGATTCGCCCTGAATCGGAAACTGATTTCTTCATTCAAGGTGCCAACGTTCACCTGAGTTTCGTGAAAGACGCTGCAGGCAAGGTGACGCACATGGTCTTGTATCAAAGTGACGGCACCAAGCAGAGCGCACCCAAGACGGACAAGCCCGCGCCGGAAGAGCGCAAGGCTATCACGCTTGATCCCAAGGTGTACGATGCCTACGTCGGTCAGTACGAATTAGCACCGGGTCTGATTTTCACGATCGGCAAGGAAGAAAACAGGCTCATGGCGCAACTGACCGGCCAGCCCAAATTTGAGCTGTTCCCTGAATCGGAAACGAAGTTTTTCTACATCGTAGTTGACGCGCAGATCACATTTGTCAAAGATGAAGCCGGCAAGGTAACACATCTGATTCTTCATCAATTTGGGTTGAACCAACCCGCGAAGAAAATCAAATAG
- a CDS encoding sigma-70 family RNA polymerase sigma factor, translating into MTDPSTKDLTRLLVAWRNGDQRALDQLMPIVYEELHRLAQHYMHGERSDHTLQPTALIHEAYLRLIELKDITWQDRVHFFAVAAQMMRRVLVDYAKSHRAAKRGSGEHKLSLEEAADVAQERTPDLVALDEALQSLAAIDPRKSQIVELKFFGGLTIEETAEALGISHATVERELKMAMAWLGREMKK; encoded by the coding sequence ATGACCGATCCATCCACCAAAGATCTGACTCGGCTGCTGGTGGCGTGGCGAAACGGCGATCAGCGTGCGCTGGATCAACTCATGCCCATCGTCTACGAGGAACTTCACCGGTTAGCTCAACACTATATGCACGGCGAACGCTCTGACCACACGCTGCAACCTACGGCGCTCATTCACGAAGCTTATCTCCGACTGATCGAATTAAAAGATATAACCTGGCAGGATCGCGTCCATTTCTTCGCCGTGGCCGCCCAGATGATGCGTCGCGTCCTGGTTGATTATGCTAAAAGCCATCGCGCCGCCAAGCGAGGCAGTGGCGAACATAAACTTTCGCTGGAGGAAGCAGCCGATGTCGCCCAAGAGCGCACTCCGGACTTGGTCGCACTGGACGAGGCGCTACAAAGCCTGGCCGCCATCGATCCGAGGAAAAGTCAAATCGTCGAGCTAAAATTTTTTGGGGGGCTCACCATTGAAGAGACGGCCGAAGCGTTGGGTATTTCACACGCCACGGTTGAACGCGAGTTGAAAATGGCCATGGCGTGGCTTGGTCGCGAAATGAAAAAATAG